The sequence CTAGGAGATTGAATGATTGATGAAGGATACAGAATTTGGAATGAGTGGATGACAGAGTTTCCATCCTTTCCACCCTTAGTTATACCTCAGACTAGAGATGTTAACAATTTTTATTATACTCTATATAACATTTCAAAGGTACAATAAATCCTCCATTTAGACAAAACTCAGATAAAACCCAGATAATTGAAACCATCTAAAGATTGACTAACTAGTAACTCCAATATAATAAGGGATAGGACTCAAAAAAATAGAACAAAAGCAATATACGAAATGTGTATTCAGCTCCCAAGACATACCTCCGCAACATAAGATTGGCAAAACCATAATGGTATATTGTTGTTATGTGGCTTCCTATAACACTGGTGTAAACACCTTGTTGACTAATGTCAATCGGAAGTAGGCACTTTAGTCCAGTATGATAGTCACCCAAAAGGCAATGAACTCGGAGCAAACCAACCATGCTGAAATATCCCAATACCTTCAACACATTACTTCCACCACTGTAATCATACCCATCAGTGGCAGTAAATTGTTCAAGACCTTCTTTCTCCTGCTCCAAAATCTGAATGATCATTGACTTCTCCACCAGTGCTTGCAAGAAGTTGAGAACTCCATACACATTCCAAGCCTATAACAAACAATCAATGCAATAAAATAAACTCAAAGTTTCTTGAGAACTTAACACTCCATTTGCTTTCTCTTTCCCTATTTCCCCAACAACATTAAGTTATATAAGCAAATCAACTgcattaataaagaaaaaaaaaatactaaatatcaAAGATGATAGATACTTGATCATGTTGCCTCAAAAGCGCAATCTCTTGTTCAGTCTTGCTCTTCATTTTAGCTCTATACTGACAAAAGCTCTGAAATTGGTAGACAAATTCATCTACCATATCCCACAGCCACTGGTTCGGTAGTTGCATATTCACCACCCCGTGCAACACCACCTATTCATCCACAAGAACACATATAAAGACTCATAGAATATGCGAATCTCATTCCAAGCACAGCACCAACGCAATTAAGCAATAATACCTGGAAAAGGCTACAATAGTTATCCCAGCTATCAATCCTTTGCTTAAGAGTAGGCGAGAGACGAGCATAGAGGTGGCGGAACCACATCTCGCGATAAAGGAGGCAAAAAACGTGATCATTGTCGACATAGTGAGCAACGGCATCAACAGAAGGCCATGGGGTTTCCTTGAATAGACGCTCTGATAAGGTCTGGAAAGAGGTCTCATACATCTGGTGGATCTCATATACATTCTTCTCTCTAATGTGGCGGTACAGGTGGACGACGAAGGATTTCACCGAATCCGGCACGAAGTTTGGATCGTAGCCTAGGTCTTGGCGATGAGAGCCGCTCTGTTCATCGTAATTGGCGGCGGTGGCGGAGGGCTCATCGTAGTCATAGCCAGTTGCCATGGTTAAGGAATTCAGGAGCTCCCTTGGGTGTGTGGAAGGAGGAAGATATGGTAGATGAGCTTAGTTAGACTAGGGTTTAGTGAATTACAGAGGTGAGCTATTGGAATCTGTTGATTTGGGCTCCTTCACATAACAAGGCCCACTAATCGCTAGATACTTGTTCAGaaaaagggtcaaatacatgaatataattaagtagaaaattacaactaagtcatatgaccaactttaatttttaatatgtcatttttttctatatattatgattttatactataatttaaaaaaatctagactccaattcataaatcataaaccctaaaaaaatatattctagacttttaatttataaattataatccttaaaatatattaaaagtactgattttactagtttgaaataatc comes from Euphorbia lathyris chromosome 8, ddEupLath1.1, whole genome shotgun sequence and encodes:
- the LOC136202780 gene encoding uncharacterized protein, whose amino-acid sequence is MATGYDYDEPSATAANYDEQSGSHRQDLGYDPNFVPDSVKSFVVHLYRHIREKNVYEIHQMYETSFQTLSERLFKETPWPSVDAVAHYVDNDHVFCLLYREMWFRHLYARLSPTLKQRIDSWDNYCSLFQVVLHGVVNMQLPNQWLWDMVDEFVYQFQSFCQYRAKMKSKTEQEIALLRQHDQAWNVYGVLNFLQALVEKSMIIQILEQEKEGLEQFTATDGYDYSGGSNVLKVLGYFSMVGLLRVHCLLGDYHTGLKCLLPIDISQQGVYTSVIGSHITTIYHYGFANLMLRRYVDAIREFNKILLYIYKTKQYHQKSPQYEQILKKNEQMYALLAICLSLCPQVKLVEETVNSQLREKYGEKMIRMQRYDDEAFAIYDELFSYACPKFITPSAPNFEEPLVNYNQDAYRLQLKLFLYEVKQQQLLSGVRTFLKVYSTISLSKLANYMEVDEPTLRTILMTYKHKTHAVDVEGKIISNADVDFYIDDDMIHVVESKAVKRYGDYFLRQIVKLEGVINDMDRIKLE